The following are from one region of the Cottoperca gobio chromosome 13, fCotGob3.1, whole genome shotgun sequence genome:
- the ercc2 gene encoding general transcription and DNA repair factor IIH helicase subunit XPD, producing the protein MKLNIDGLLVYFPYDYIYPEQYSYMLELKRTLDAKGHGVLEMPSGTGKTISLLSLIVAYQKAFPLEVTKLIYCSRTVPEIEKVVEELRKLMEFYSKQTGESNNFLALALSSRKNLCIHPEVSALRFGKEVDGKCHTLTASYIRAQRHSDPDLPVCSFYEEFDAVGRQVPLPAGVYNLDDLKDFGKRKGWCPYYLARYSLLHANIIVYSYHYLLDPKIADLVSKELSKKSVVVFDEAHNIDNVCIDSMSVNITRRMLDRCQTNVDTLQSTIQNIKETDAAKLNMEYSRLVEGLKEANVARETDVYLANPVLPDEILREAVPGTIRTAEHFVGFLKRFLEYLKSRLRVQHVVQESTPQFLKDIFDKVCIDRKPLRFCAERLQSLLRTLEIADVADFSAVTLISNFATLVSTYSQGFTIIIEPFEDRTPTIANPVLHFSCMDPSIAIKPVFQRFQSVIITSGTLSPLDIYPRILDFRPVTMASFTMTLARTCLCPLIVGRGNDQVALSSKFETREDFAVIRNYGNLLLEMSAIVPDGIVAFFTSYVYMENIVASWYEQGILENIQRNKLIFIETPDAAETSMALEKFQEACENGRGAILLSVARGKVSEGIDFVHHFGRAVIMFGVPYVYTQSRILKARLEYLRDQFQIKENDFLTFDAMRHAAQCVGRAIRGKTDYGLMIFADKRYARADKRGKLPRWIQEHISDGSLNLTVDEAVQLSKHFLRQMAQPFRQEDQLGLSLLTLEQLESEEMLKKITQIAQQT; encoded by the exons ATGAA GCTCAACATCGATGGTCTGTTGGTGTATTTTCCATATGACTACATATATCCTGAGCAGTACTCCTACATGCTGGAGCTGAAGAGGACTCTGGATGCCAAG GGTCATGGAGTCCTGGAGATGCCATCAGGAACAGGGAAGAccatctctctgctgtctctcatTGTTGCCTACCAAAAG gcatTTCCTTTGGAAGTGACCAAGCTAATATACTGCTCAAGAACAGTTCCCGAGATTGAGAAG GTCGTGGAGGAGCTGAGGAAGTTGATGGAGTTTTATTCCAAGCAAACTGGAGAGAGCAACAACTTCCTGGCTCTGGCCCTTTCCTCCAGAAAAAACCTCTGCATCCACCCCGAG GTGAGCGCTCTGCGCTTCGGTAAGGAGGTTGATGGGAAGTGCCACACTCTGACGGCGTCGTACATTCGTGCACAACGTCACAGCGACCCCGACCTGCCAGTGTGCAGCTTCTATGAG GAGTTTGATGCAGTCGGCCGACAGGTGCCTCTCCCTGCTGGCGTCTACAACCTGGACGACCTGAAGGACTTTGGGAAGAGGAAAGGCTGGTGTCCTTATTATCTGGCCCGCTACTCG CTCCTGCATGCCAACATCATTGTGTACAGCTACCACTACCTGCTGGACCCCAAGATAGCTGACCTAGTGTCCAAAGAGCTGTCCAAGAAGTCTGTGGTGGTGTTTGACGAGGCTCATAATATAG ACAATGTGTGCATCGACTCCATGAGCGTGAACATCACCAGACGAATGCTTGACCGCTGCCAGACCAATGTGGACACTCTTCAGAGCACCATACAGAA TATAAAGGAGACGGACGCTGCTAAACTGAACATGGAGTACAGTCGATTGGTGGAGGGGCTGAAAGAAGCCAATGTTGCCAGGGAAACGGACGTGTACCTCGCAAATCCTGTGTTGCCAGATGAAATCCTTCGAG aggcagtcCCTGGTACTATTCGCACAGCAGAGCACTTTGTTGGTTTCTTAAAACGTTTCCTGGAGTATCTGAAGTCCCGTCTGAGGGTCCAACATGTCGTACAGGAGAGCACGCCGCAGTTCCTCAAAGACATCTTCGACAAAGTCTGCATCGACCGCAAGCCTCTCAG GTTTTGTGCAGAGCGGTTACAGTCGTTACTACGAACTCTGGAGATCGCAGATGTCGCAGACTTCTCAGCTGTTACTCTCATCTCAAACTTTGCTACCCTGGTCAGCACCTACAGCCAAG GTTTCACTATAATCATTGAACCCTTTGAAGACAGAACTCCAACCATCGCCAACCCCGTGCTGCACTTCAG CTGTATGGACCCGTCGATCGCCATCAAACCTGTTTTTCAAAGATTTCAGTCGGTCATCATCACCTCGGGG ACTCTCTCTCCACTCGACATCTATCCCCGAATCCTCGACTTCCGCCCTGTTACCATGGCATCCTTCACCATGACGCTGGCACGGACCTGCCTCTGTCCTCTG ATTGTTGGCCGGGGAAATGATCAGGTGGCCCTGAGCTCAAAGTTTGAGACCAGAGAAGACTTTG CTGTGATTCGTAACTATGGCAACCTACTTTTAGAGATGTCCGCCATCGTTCCCGACGGCATCGTGGCGTTTTTCACCAGCTACGTCTACATGGAGAACATAGTGGCGTCTTGGTATGAACAG ggtATCCTGGAGAATAtccagagaaacaagctgatcTTCATTGAGACTCCGGATGCTGCAGAGACGAGCATGGCCCTGGAGAAGTTCCAGGAG GCATGTGAGAACGGCAGAGGAGCCATCCTGCTGTCGGTGGCCAGAGGAAAGGTGTCTGAAGGAATAGATTTCG TGCACCATTTTGGGCGGGCAGTCATCATGTTCGGAGTGCCTTATGTTtacacgcagagccgcatcctaAAG GCTCGTCTGGAGTACCTTCGGGATCAGTTTCAGATCAAAGAAAATGACTTTCTGACGTTTGACGCCATGCGTCATGCGGCCCAGTGTGTGGGCAGAGCCATCAGAGGCAAGACGGACTACGGACTCATGATTTTTGCTGACAAG CGTTATGCCCGAGCGGACAAACGCGGGAAGCTTCCTCGCTGGATTCAGGAGCACATCAGTGACGGCAGTCTGAACCTCACCGTGGACGAGGCCGTGCAGCTCTCCAAGCACTTTCTGCGGCAGATGGCTCAGCCTTTCAGACAG
- the LOC115018176 gene encoding cdc42 effector protein 3, producing MPAKTPMYLKTTTPKKGKRLRLRDVLSGDMISPPLGDVRHSAHVGPEGEGDMFGDVGFLQGKMNMLPTQSRMQDGRSHSVERRLDDGFNARQDSHNYAYNGYHYQHSSTGLLKTTISMPVFIAHEQAPPKPPRLHLDDPSPPSLPSQQNRFHHHQQPADTSHKEANGYSHTDSHSRLFQNGLVGRLASEPCRDISLSPAIRRLVPSSGSFSEASSEDSMSETCGPLDSRRGISLDSDAGLSNEDLRSERSDSPCTAFHPARLTVSSGVSRSDSLMGLDLDLGPSIMEDVLSIMDRYKTEDNRCEL from the coding sequence ATGCCGGCAAAGACACCAATGTACTTAAAAACTACAACTCCCAAGAAAGGAAAGAGGCTGAGGCTTCGTGATGTCCTCTCCGGTGATATGATCAGCCCCCCGCTGGGCGACGTGCGTCACAGCGCCCACGTGGGGCCCGAAGGGGAGGGCGACATGTTTGGAGACGTGGGTTTCCTGCAGGGTAAGATGAACATGCTGCCGACCCAGAGTCGGATGCAGGATGGACGCTCGCACAGCGTGGAGAGACGGCTGGATGACGGCTTCAACGCGAGACAGGACTCGCACAACTACGCCTACAATGGTTACCACTATCAGCACTCCTCCACCGGCCTGCTGAAGACCACCATCTCCATGCCCGTGTTCATCGCCCACGAGCAGGCTCCACCAAAACCCCCACGCCTCCACCTGGACgacccctcccctccttctctgccTTCTCAGCAAAACCGCTTCCACCACCATCAGCAGCCCGCAGACACGAGCCACAAAGAAGCCAACGGctacagtcacacagacagccaCAGCCGGCTCTTTCAGAACGGTTTGGTGGGACGATTGGCGTCAGAGCCCTGCCGTGACATCTCGCTCTCCCCCGCCATCCGCAGGCTCGTCCCCTCCTCCGGCTCCTTCTCGGAGGCCTCCTCTGAGGACTCCATGTCAGAAACCTGTGGGCCCCTGGACAGTCGCCGGGGCATCAGCCTGGACTCTGATGCCGGCCTGAGCAACGAGGATCTGAGGAGTGAACGCAGTGACTCTCCCTGCACGGCCTTCCACCCGGCCAGGCTCACAGTCTCATCCGGGGTGTCGCGGTCAGACTCTTTAATGGGGTTAGATCTGGATCTGGGCCCGTCTATCATGGAGGACGTCCTGAGTATCATGGACCGCTACAAGACTGAGGACAACCGCTGTGAGCTGTGA